A genomic region of Bactrocera dorsalis isolate Fly_Bdor chromosome 3, ASM2337382v1, whole genome shotgun sequence contains the following coding sequences:
- the LOC105226814 gene encoding uncharacterized protein LOC105226814 isoform X3, which produces MEKGKVHVKNEHRGVPAQTQQQQLTPKIAEGHPTTSLSPELKSAPFMGMHHNLEHPPQTVYYHPQRPTSKTNTTNISECDTIGNSANDGVFPLCYVCGGNGGCESLRVRPNQDCPTEPYFPFLERHEPPNGVPKLTSTQTYVIACMLCYRSLREQWDSYERKKKPHLQRLYHMKRVDGKSYIGADIQTQGEYAAQMLGLSAEHLQHGNLQEDYAYLSGVSRTPNRVDYERPTNVTNQYYPLQPNEPSSSLHYAQTNSTPSSTAQQYCDYYNRNFNATLNGQMTPQPKEKQIGTTQLPKSVAHMNEEPAAVESRKPVGSGSPYDTLNIKSSSFAHHKFKLGQISCMNSASARNELNSSNDTQKALHTNSDSKHQQIQQQQQQQQQRQDRISPQYEYGIAAGGVGGNHSNAASMADVVDDASGAALDLRNSSNNICEPYMLSCGTSRQMFRNASPSNNATNQVDVGILDLSMPDKNSLTEVCYVCGDEQRRGSLIELSTVRSKDGKGRHHPYFPIFNEQIPRPPRSRPKDPRGMIQACQLCYEHLIQQWNNYQTTQTPENERSYTLRKKPTSVTERTTFVCYTCGGDTPSSRLRLVYCCPNAEREPYYPFIKTMKAFKNASPISPQGMVQICSSCYEKHLYLAEGGNNTTMAAATSTGRISGGPADNNAAAGSGAGAIYSVDGDANLSNNNVIATSAEGAGRYTPSEKSLANSDSTSNVKFKPYEPISNSSPSTQRDFKFARQGDSRPNSPTSSSQGPGESERGQYPCYICKTLCAANKMEWLSTSAEHMNSHAMHFPCLRGSSNNGRDNVSLSGNGNTANNNDNNNRVLACKDCVNYLARQWETMDAERVPLEHRRYNIPSPMITSSSPNGSRHGGLTITTPPSTPSVSSTPASTSIYCFLCGLHSDLTLARVLYASKEGSRPYFPHLLKHNSLPNAEQLRKDYSALVCTFCYHSMLNQWRKYEAQTPAIAPTERKYNWHDYICHLCGITTYRKRVRALPVNEFPFVKNRKNGDGLLLENGEYAVVCLDCYESLRRGYNWVPQPPPPEDSPDVAVARLPCGERSDRFPINTTLRSISNKKIASPKQGEKTKDVPPKSGQKRPATSPAPPIPSPHHIQSPSTTPGAGNSSGGNAAAQMTSNSALLNHVMPPNQLSGLQAATLQQQQQQHQAHQQAVAAAAAAAQAQQQQIVGVPGALNAAQASARGPFASALRNLAKQADIKEEDDINVRVDRNERSVPLSAGSGGGGVVGGGGAVGVAAAVSVANTNVVNVSNTTRASMSNERLPPTGGGSGGGQISGVDERLMAKKRTGSSPQPGEKIARMSSQQSVQMQPELLARSGFQPYRSDERLIHPAGAFPLDAYATFAGLPTMPPGPFLSPAGLPYSDQLYLDQRFQMLRAAGSHHTHPHALYPPMASPYASHLYSMIPGAALGLGSALHERMKLEEEHRARIAREEEREREIQREKEQREREREQREREQREKEQREREQREKEQREKEQKEKEARDRELREKEREARERERQILSASHHYTSQLYSPLGRNLLGPMMPHLGLGLRAPPGALHSLPPMSAYHAASQRQSPHSAMGLNLGLPGLGSVPSLSHGPGGLPHHLQQSALGLAHPSAAGLTHPGFPGAALGLSHHGINLTHPHISPHHPAMVPSHQISPHSSSIASTSTTTTSPHNLNLSMQSNAGASMKVSVPSSVSQTSVSGLQSSTSMTQATSTLSSHIPQMSNSLYHSHHSSQHLTSAGLAPTSAHQQPPTSMPLSLTSNSGRSHSASPITMKATPQLSNNNPGMHNQNGGRSASSPHASRQLAMSQTQHQQNAGVHDKQNTLAPSALEPATLDLTGSNSNSSVQVSSVASSGGGHNTHPNELNGTGGVEAASIGERKDNAAAIAKNLSLNVSTTDKRSPSTSPTVAAKDNAAAYNMSVVNNAEDSTRQCSPNIAMSTSAEPHTSISPPTKPTIGGDSIGGAGHGAGAGAGSGNYNNNSKVTAVPSDNNVKPTSDPSTSVFASNNTQSVPPNDTVLPAVGATDVQSTATPTNTNTNNSSTSNHPHITSPTTTTPDACASVGGVTSTTGGSTSPPVVSSSTNIVNNKTQKKSNCDETVSSATPTTTTAAIEVNGGGAAAGGGR; this is translated from the exons ATGGAAAAAGGGAAAGTACATGTGAAAAACGAGCATCGTGGTGTGCCtgcacaaacacaacaacaacaattaacgcCAAAAAttgctgaaggccatcccacaACGTCACTATCACCCGAATTGAAATCTGCGCCCTTTATGGGAATGCACCATAACTTAGAACATCCACCACAAACAGTCTACTATCATCCACAACGTCCTACAtcgaaaacaaatacaacaaatatttcggAATGTGATACTATCGGCAATTCCGCTAACGATGGTGTATTCCCTTTATGTTATGTTTGTGGCGGTAATGGCGGTTGCGAATCTCTACGCGTACGTCCTAATCAGGATTGTCCCACTGAACCgtattttccatttttggaaCGACATGAACCGCCCAACGGTGTACCAAAGCTTACGTCTACACAAACCTATGTAATCGCTTGTATGCTATGTTATCGATCCCTGCGAGAGCAATGGGACTCGTACGAACGCAAAAAGAAGCCACACTTACAGCGTTTATATCATATGAAACGTGTTGATGGGAAAAGTTACATTGGCGCCGACATACAAACACAAGGTGAATACGCTGCACAGATGCTTGGTCTCAGTGCTGAACATTTACAACATGGTAATTTGCAAGAAGATTACGCCTATTTAAGTGGTGTGTCGCGAACACCAAATCGCGTCGATTACGAACGTCCAACGAATGTGACGAATCAATATTATCCTTTACAACCAAACGAACCGTCATCGTCATTACATTATGCTCAAACAAATAGTACGCCTAGCTCAACGGCACAACAATACTGTGATTATTATAATCGAAACTTTAACGCTACCTTGAATGGCCAAATGACGCCACAaccaaaagaaaagcaaattGGCACCACGCAGTTACCTAAGAGTGTGGCACATATGAATGAAGAGCCCGCCGCGGTTGAGAGTCGTAAACCTGTCGGCAGTGGTTCACCATATGACACGTTAAATATAAAATCGTCCTCATTTGCTcatcataaatttaaattaggtCAGATTTCGTGTATGAATTCAGCTTCAGCTCGTAATGAACTAAACTCCTCAAATGATACACAAAAAGCTCTACACACAAATTCGGACAGTAAACATCAACAaattcagcaacaacaacaacaacaacaacagcgacaagATCGTATCAGTCCGCAATACGAATATGGTATCGCAgctggtggtgttggtggtaatcACTCGAATGCCGCGTCAATGGCTGATGTTGTTGACGATGCAAGTGGTGCTGCCTTAGATTTGCGTAACTCATCAAATAACATCTGTGAACCATACATGTTGTCATGCGGTACTTCACGCCAAATGTTTCGAAATGCCTCACCTAGCAATAATGCCACCAACCAAGTCGATGTCGGCATACTTGACTTGTCAATGCCAGACAAGAATTCATTAACTGAAGTTTGTTATGTTTGCGGTGATGAACAGCGACGTGGCAGTCTCATCGAACTGAGCACTGTACGTTCGAAGGATGGGAAGGGTCGTCATCATCCATACTTTCCGATTTTCAATGAACAAATACCGCGCCCGCCGCGCTCACGTCCCAAAGATCCACGTGGCATGATACAAGCCTGTCAATTATGCTATGAACATCTTATACAACAGTGGAATAATTACCAG actaCACAAACACCTGAAAATGAACGCTCCTATACGTTACGTAAGAAACCTACATCCGTCACAGAACGCACCACATTCGTTTGTTACACCTGTGGCGGTGACACGCCCTCCTCACGTTTGCGGCTCGTTTATTGCTGTCCAAATGCAGAGCGCGAACCCTACTACCCTTTCATAAAAACgatgaaagctttcaaaaatgCTAGTCCCATCAGTCCACAGG GTATGGTGCAAATATGTTCCTCATGCTATGAAAAGCATTTATATTTGGCTGAAGGTGGTAACAACACTACAATGGCGGCGGCTACCTCTACCGGCCGTATATCGGGTGGACCCGCTGACAATAATGCGGCCGCTGGTAGCGGTGCTGGTGCAATTTACAGCGTAGATGGTGACGCAAAcctcagcaacaacaatgtgatCGCAACAAGCGCTGAGGGTGCAGGACGTTACACACCCTCCGAGAAGTCGTTGGCCAACTCGGATTCGACAAGTAATGTGAAATTTAAG CCATACGAACCGATTTCAAATAGTTCTCCATCCACACAGCGCGATTTCAAATTTGCACGACAGGGTGATTCGCGTCCCAATTCGCCGACATCTTCATCTCAGGGCCCTGGCGAGAGTGAGCGTGGACAATATCC TTGTTACATTTGCAAAACGCTTTGCGCCGCCAATAAAATGGAGTGGTTATCCACCAGCGCTGAACACATGAATTCGCATGCCATGCATTTTCCCTGCTTACGCGGCAGCAGCAATAATGGTCGTGATAATGTCAGTCTGAGTGGCAATGGCAACACTGccaataataatgataataataatcgTGTGCTTGCCTGTAAGGATTGTGTGAATTATTTGGCACGCCAGTGGGAGACAATGGATGCTGAGCGCGTACCATTGGAGCATCGAAG ATATAATATACCTTCGCCGATGATCACTTCGAGCTCACCAAATGGCTCCCGTCATGGTGGCCTAACCATAACTACACCACCGTCTACGCCTTCCGTGTCTTCAACACCTGCCAGTACATCGATTTATTGTTTTCTATGTGGCTTGCATTCGGATTTGACATTGGCGCGGGTGTTGTATGCGAGCAAAGAG GGCTCACGACCATATTTCCCCCATCTCCTCAAACACAACTCGCTGCCAAATGCTGAACAATTGCGCAAGGATTACTCAGCGCTCGTTTGCACATTCTGCTACCACTCCATGTTGAATCAGTGGCGcaa GTATGAAGCACAGACACCAGCTATAGCACCAACCGAACGCAAATACAATTGGCATGATTATATTTGTCATTTATGCGGCATTACGACATACCGAAAACGTGTACGCGCACTACCGGTTAATGAGTTTCCATTcgtgaaaaatcgcaaaaatggCGATGGGCTTTTGTTGGAGAACGGCGAATATGCTGTGGTTTGTTTGGATTGCTACGAAAGCCTTAG GCGTGGATACAACTGGGTGCCACAACCACCACCGCCTGAGGACAGTCCGGATGTTGCTGTAGCGCGTTTGCCATGTGGAGAGCGTTCCGATCGATTT CCCATCAACACCACCCTCAGATCCATATCTAACAAGAAGATCGCATCACCGAAGCAAGGCGAAAAAACTAAAGATG TTCCTCCAAAGAGTGGCCAAAAGCGCCCAGCAACAAGTCCAGCACCACCCATCCCATCGCCACATCATATACAATCGCCCTCCACCACACCCGGTGCTGGCAATAGCAGCGGTGGCAATGCGGCGGCACAAATGACGTCCAATTCGGCGCTGTTGAATCATGTTATGCCACCAAATCAATTGAGTGGCTTGCAAGCAGCCActttgcaacagcaacaacaacaacatcaggcACATCAACAGGCGGtcgcggcagcagcagcagccgcacaagcgcaacagcaacaaatagtTGGCGTACCGGGTGCGCTGAATGCGGCACAAGCGAGCGCACGCGGACCCTTCGCTTCGGCATTGCGCAACTTGGCTAAGCAAGCCGACATCAAAGAGGAGGACGATATCAATGTGCGCGTCGATCGCAACGAGCGCTCAGTACCGCTAAGTGCGggtagtggtggtggtggtgtagTTGGTGGCGGCGGTGCGGTCGGTGTGGCCGCTGCAGTAAGTGTTGCCAATACCAATGTGGTGAATGTGTCCAATACGACACGCGCATCAATGTCAAATGAACGATTGCCACCAACCGGTGGTGGCAGTGGTGGTGGGCAAATCAGTGGTGTGGACGAACGTTTAATGGCCAAAAAGCGTACTGGCTCGTCGCCGCAACCAGGCGAGAAGATCGCACGCATGTCTTCGCAACAGTCGGTGCAAATGCAACCTGAGTTATTGGCGCGTAGCGGATTCCAACCATACCGATCGGATGAGCGCCTGATACATCCGGCCGGCGCTTTTCCCTTGGATGCCTATGCCACCTTCGCAGGTTTGCCAACGATGCCGCCAG GGCCGTTCTTGAGTCCAGCTGGTCTGCCTTACTCCGATCAATTGTACTTAGATCAACGCTTTCAAATGCTACGTGCCGCCGGTTCTCACCACACACATCCACATGCCCTCTATCCACCAATGGCTTCGCCCTATGCATCTCATTTATATTCGATGATACCGGGCGCAGCGCTTGGTTTGGGCTCCGCCTTGCATGAACGTATGAAATTGGAGGAGGAACATCGTGCGCGTATCGCCAGAGAAGAGGAACGCGAACGGGAAATACAGCGGGAAAAGGAACAGCGTGAGCGCGAACGTGAGCAAAGGGAACGCGAGCAACGTGAAAAAGAGCAACGAGAACGCGAACAACGCGAAAAAGAGCAACGTGAGAAggaacaaaaagaaaaagaagcacGTGACCGTGAGTTACGTGAAAAAGAGCGGGAGGCCAGAGAACGCGAAAGGCAAATATTATCTGCTTCGCATCATTATACAAGTCAGTTATATTCGCCATTGGGACGCAATTTACTCGGACCAATGATGCCACACTTGGGTTTGGGTTTGCGTGCACCGCCCGGTGCATTACACAGCCTGCCGCCAATGTCCGCCTATCATGCGGCGAGCCAACGTCAGAGTCCACACTCTGCAATGGGCCTCAATCTCGGTTTGCCCGGTTTGGGTAGTGTACCATCGCTATCGCATGGTCCTGGTGGCTTACCGCATCATTTACAACAATCTGCATTGGGACTGGCACACCCAAGTGCTGCTGGCTTAACGCATCCCGGCTTTCCTGGTGCCGCTTTGGGCTTGTCACACCACGGTATAAATCTAACACATCCACATATCTCACCACACCATCCGGCAATGGTGCCCAGTCATCAGATTTCACCACACTCATCATCGATAGCCTCGACCTCGACCACTACCACATCGCCACACAATCTGAATTTGAGTATGCAAAGCAATGCGGGTGCCAGCATGAAGGTATCAGTGCCCAGTAGTGTTTCACAAACGTCCGTATCGGGTTTGCAGTCCTCCACTAGCATGACACAAGCCACTTCAACGTTGTCCTCACACATTCCGCAAATGAGCAACTCACTTTACCACTCGCATCACTCTAGTCAGCATCTAACCAGCGCTGGACTGGCGCCCACATCTGCTCATCAACAGCCGCCGACCTCAATGCCGCTTTCGCTAACTAGTAATTCGGGTCGCAGCCATTCGGCATCGCCCATCACAATGAAAGCAACGCCGCAATTGTCAAATAACAATCCCGGTATGCATAATCAAAACGGTGGACGTTCCGCCAGCAGTCCACATGCTTCACGTCAGCTGGCTATGAGCCAAACGCAACATCAGCAAAATGCAGGAGTTCACGACAAGCAAAATACTTTGGCGCCGAGTGCACTCGAGCCGGCCACACTAGATCTGACCGGTTCGAATTCCAATTCCAGCGTGCAAGTGTCATCCGTAGCCAGCAGTGGCGGCGGTCATAATACACACCCGAATGAACTGAACGGTACCGGTGGCGTTGAAGCGGCTAGCATTGGGGAACGCAAAGATAACGCTGCAGCGATAGCGAAGAATCTCTCGCTCAATGTAAGCACCACCGATAAGAGAAGTCCATCGACATCGCCCACAGTTGCCGCCAAAGATAATGCTGCCGCATACAATATGAGCGTGGTCAACAACGCAGAAGATTCAACGCGACAATGCAGTCCCAACATCGCGATGTCCACCTCAGCAGAGCCGCATACATCCATATCGCCGCCGACGAAACCAACAATCGGTGGTGATTCCATAGGTGGTGCCGGCCATGGAGCAGGTGCAGGTGCAGGTTCAGgtaattacaacaataattcCAAAGTTACGGCCGTACCGTCAGACAACAATGTCAAGCCAACAAGCGATCCCTCGACCAGTGTATTTGCATCCAACAACACACAAAGTGTACCGCCCAACGATACAGTGCTGCCGGCGGTAGGCGCCACAGATGTGCAGTCGACAGCAACGCcgaccaacaccaacaccaacaacagcagcaccagTAACCACCCTCACATCACCTCGCCTACAACTACCACACCCGATGCGTGCGCCAGTGTAGGCGGTGTGACCTCCACGACTGGTGGCAGCACCTCGCCGCCTGTGGTGAGCAGCAGCACGAATATtgtcaacaacaaaacacaaaagaAGAGCAATTGCGATGAAACGGTGTCCAGTGCGACGCCAACAACTACCACAGCCGCGATCGAGGTGAATGGCGGTGGCGCTGCTGCTGGTGGCGGTCGGTGA